In the genome of Mesosutterella faecium, the window ATGACGGCTACCATCACGACCATTTGGTCTGCACCCGGTGCGGCGCGGTAGAGGAATTCGTGGACCGCGACATCGAAGAGCGTCAGAAGGAAATAGCCAAACGGTTCGGCTTCCGGCTGGAAAGCCATTCCCTGTCGCTTTACGGCATCTGCCCGGCCTGCCAGAAGAAAGAGCGGGAGAAGTCCGGCCGCTGAAGCCGCTCTCCGCTCCGCGGATTAACCTTTATTTTTTCAGTTCGTAAATGACCGCAGGGTCATCCTTGAGCTTGCCGTAATCGCGGTTGCCGAAGACACGCACCCGGCTGTCGTCCCTGCGCCCCCAGAAGTCTGCCTCGGGGTCTGCAGGGAAAGTGGAGGTGCTGATGCCGAGCCACTGGGCGAGCCCCTGAAGCATTCGGAAACCGCTGCGGGCTGCCGGATTGACCTCGTGGGTCGTGCTGGTGCTTGAGATGGAGAAAAGCGGGACGTCGTAATTCTGTTTCGCATCGTAGCCATGCTCAAGCTCCCTGCCGGTTTCCGTACCGGGCTTGGGTTGCATGGACAGGCCGTGATCGGCGAAGTAAAGAAGCGACCAGGTCCTGCCTCTGCTGCCGAGCATCCCGACGATTTTTTCAATCATCTCGTCCATCATCCGATAGGTCGTGAGGTAGCAGGACATGCTGGGATCTCCCACGTCCCATTCGACGGCGCGGCCCGAGAGGCGCGTGCAGAAGGTCGGGTGGGAGCCCATCAGATGGAGCACGAAAAGCCTGGGGCCGTCCGCGGGTGAGTCGAGCGCCTCGCGCAGCTTGGGCAGCAGCTCGAAGTCGTCCACGTTGGGATCCGCGTAATTGCCCTTGAGCCAGGCCGTGTGCTTGGCCCGAACGCCGATCTGGGCGATGGGGTTGTCATAGGCTCCGCCGCGGCCCTGGTTAGAAAGCCACCAGGTGTCAAATCCGGCGCTGTTGGCCAGCGTGAGGACATTGTTGGCGCTGTTGAAGCTGTCCGTTCCGGGCTTGTTCAGCGACAGGAGTCTGGGCAGCGAGATCCCGGTGTTGCCGCCGGGGGCGACGAAGTGGCTGAAAAAAATGCCGGGAGATTTCCTGAGAAAGGGGGTCGTGTCCAGCGGGTAGCCGTACACCGATGCATAGTCTCTTCTCTGGCTTTCGCCGATCACCAGGACGTAGTCCTGAAAGCGGGGCTTTGCGGTGACGTCAGCCCAGCTCGGTTCCGGTGCAGAAGCCTCGTCGCGGAGCTCCTGCGCTCCGGACCAGGCCGAAACGGCCAGATCCCTGGCAAAGCCGGCGGCCTGGATTGAATCAAGATCCCGGCCGCGCCCGTAAATCTGGATCAGGACGGCAGCGGCGAGCGCGATGGCGCAGCAGCACACGGGCGCGGCCCTCAGCTGCAGATTCCGGCAGGCCCGGATGGCGGCCAGCCCCAGAACCAGCATGCCGGCTGTCCCCAGGAACAGCCAGGGCGGTGTATTGGAGGCAAACTCGGCGGCTTCCGCCGGGTTGGTCTGAAGCAGGGCGACAGATATCAGAATATTGGGTCTGCCGTAGAGCATGCCTGCAGGAAAATACAGAGCAGCGACTGCGACGGCCGGGATGGCGATCAGCCGTCTGGTCAGCCAGTGCTGGGAGAGAATCAGCAGGGCCAGCACCGGGGCGAGGAAGTTCACCGGGTCGAGACTTTTCCACGGCATGTCTCCGGAGTGCGAGTAGCCCATGGCGGCAGGCAGCGCAAGGCTGAAAGCGGACGACAGAATCAGGGCGAAGGCCCAGCACCATATGTTTCTGCGGGAGAACGGGCCCGGCCTGAGGCGGGAGAAAATCGACATAACCAGCGGCAGCTAGATAAAAAAATACCTGAAAAACCGCATTCTAATCGGAAGCCCCTTTTGAAGGGGCGGAGTTCTTCAGCATCTCACTGGCATGAATGATCGTGGCCTGGGTCATTCGAATGCCGCCCAGCATTCTTGCGATTTCCGTGACTCTTTCTTCTTCTCCGAGGGCTTTCACAGAACTCGTGGTCACTCCGTCCGCGGTCTGCTTTTCGACATGCAGGTGCCTGCCGGCGCAGCAGGCGACCTGGGGCTGGTGCGTGACGCAGATCACCTGCCTGTCTCTGCCCAGCGTCTGCAGGAAACGTCCCACCACCTCGGCTACGGCCCCGCCGATGCCGGCGTCCACTTCGTCGAAGATAAGGGTTCCCACGGGCGTGGCCTTGGCTGTAATGACGGCAATGGCGAGGCTGATTCTTGAGAGTTCACCGCCGGAGGCAACCTTGGTAAGCTCGCGGGGCGTCACGCCCGCGTGTCCCGCGACCAGGAAGTCGCAGCGCTCCAGCCCGAACGGGCCGGGTTCGGTTTCGCTCAGCTTCACTTCGAGCCGTCCGCCCTCCATCGACAGGACCTGCATGGCTTTGGTCACTTCCCGGGACAGGGAGGCCGCGGCTTTTTTGCGGTTTCGCGACAGATCTGCGGCGGCCTGCATATAACGCCCGCGCGCTTCCTTTTCGGCCTCGGAGAGCCCTTCGGTGTCGATGCCCTGCTCCAGCGCGGCAAGCTTTTCCTTCACCTGGCTGCGAAGCTGCGCCAGGTCCTCGGGCCTCGCGTGGAATTTGCGGGCCGTGTCATAAAAGGCCGAAAGCCGGCGGTCGAGCTCGGCGAAACGCTCTTCGTCGAGGTCGCTGGAGTCGAGATACTGCCTGAGGGTGCTCACGGCGTCATCCACTATGCTGGAGGCGTCGGAGAGCTGCTGCACGAGGTTCTCGAGCCTCGGGTCGTAGCGCGCCAGAGACTCGAGCCTGCTGCTGGCTTGGCCGATGCAGGAGGCGGCTGACGCGTCATCATCGTCGGAGAGCGCCCCCAGCGCTTTCCCCACCCCCTCGACGATGGAGGATGCGTTGGCCAGCCTGGTGTGTTCTTCGGAGATCCTCTCCCACTCGCCCGGCTCCGGGGCCAGCGCCTCGAGGTCTTCGCTCATCCAGGACAGGCGGTTCATTTCCTCTTGCAGCGACGCGAGCCTGGAGGAGGCAGACTCAAGCCTGCGGCGGGCTTCCTGCCAGGTTTCGTAAAGCTCCCGGACGGCGTTTCGCTTGTTCAGGATTTCGCCATGGGCGTCCAGCAGCCGCAGCTGTTCCTGGGGCTTGAGTAGCGATTGGTTGGAGTGCTGGCCGTGGATGTCGACGAGTCTTTCGCCCAGGGCGCGCATCTGCGTCGCCGTGGCCGGCGAACCGTTGATCCAGGCCCGGGAGCGCCCCGACGAGTCCAAAGTGCGGCGCAGCAGCAGTTCCTTGTCCGGGTCAAATCCGTTCTGGGCGAGCCAGTGCTCCAGCCTTTTGCTGGAGGAGAAGATGGCGCTGACCTCGGTTTTCGGTGCTCCTTCCCTAATGACGACCGTGTCGGCGCGGGCTCCGAGAAGCAGCTGCAGGGCGTCGATCAGGATGGACTTGCCGGCTCCTGTTTCGCCGGTGAGCGCCGTGAACCCCGGGCCGAGCTCGAGGCTGAGGTGAGGAACAATGACGAACTCGGAAAGCGATAGGCACTGCAGCATCGTCAGTTCTCCAGAAGGCGCCGCCCCGCGCTCACTCTCCCGAGGTTTCCTGCTGGCTGAAGCCGGGGTTGGTCGGCATCAGGTTCCATTTCAGCTTTCGCCTCAGAAGGTCAAAGTGGTTGTATCCGGCGGGATGCAGCAGCGTAAAGTGATTTTTCCCGACATGGATGTGAAGCACGTCGCCCTCGTCCATGGGCCAGAATTCCTGCATGTCGAAATACGCCTGGCCGTCCTTGACTTCCGTCAGTTCGATGTCGACGACCGAGGACAGCGGCAGGACGATGGGCCGGTTGGTCAGCGTGTGCGGCGCAACCGGGACGAGCTCGGCGCCCAGCAGCGACGGGTGCAGTATCGGGCCGCCGGCTGCGAGCGCGTAGGCCGTAGAGCCAGTGGTCGTGGCGTAGATGATGCCGTCGGCCCTCTGCGTGGACATGCGCTGCCCGTCGACATAGATCGTGAACTCCACCATTCCGCCGATCCGCCCGTGGGTGATGCCGGCGTCATTGATGGCGTTGGACTCGTAGACCTTTTTCCCTTTGTGCAGCACCGCACCCTCGATGACGGGACGGTCGTCGCGGACGAACCGCCCCTCCATCATCTGCGGGATGATCTGCTCAACCTCTTCGAGGACGATGTCGGTGATGAACCCGAGCCGGCCGGCGTTGATGCCGATGATGGGCCTGCCGTAAGGGGCGAGCAGCCGGCCCACTCCCAGGGTTGTGCCGTCGCCGCCGAGCACGATGGCGACGTCTGCCTTCTCGCCGAGCTCCTGCGGGCCGTGCGGCTTCCAGCGGCAGCCTTTCCCCATGGTTTTGAAGGCAGCTTCGTCGAGCAGGGGCTCGACTCCCGAGCGGCTGACCACGTCGAGCAGCCTCGCAAGAAGCGGCCGCGGCAGTCCGGACTGCTTGACGAAGATGGCCGCTTTCTTAAAGACGGGCATTGCGTTACTGCCCCGCATCGACTCCGGCGGCAATGTGATAGCCGGCGTCCACGTAGACGATGTCACCGGTGATGCCGCTTGCCAGATCCGACAGCAGGAAGGCGGCCGCGTTGCCGACTTCTTCGGTTGTCACGTTCTTCTTGAGCGGAGAGGCCTGCTCCGTCTGATGCAGCATTTTCCCGAAATCCTTGATCCCGGCGGCGGCCAGCGTCTTGATCGGGCCGGAGGAAATGGCGTTGGCCCTGATTCCGTCCGCTCCGAGGGACAGCGCGAGATAGCGTGTGGAGGCCTCGAGGGCGGCCTTGGCGAGGCCCATCGTGTTGTAATTCGGGACGGCGCGCTCGCTGCCCAGATACGTAAGCGTCAGAACGGAGGCCTGCCTGCCCTTCATGAGCGGCAGAAAGGCCTTGGCCAGGGCCGGGAA includes:
- a CDS encoding phosphoethanolamine transferase, which gives rise to MSIFSRLRPGPFSRRNIWCWAFALILSSAFSLALPAAMGYSHSGDMPWKSLDPVNFLAPVLALLILSQHWLTRRLIAIPAVAVAALYFPAGMLYGRPNILISVALLQTNPAEAAEFASNTPPWLFLGTAGMLVLGLAAIRACRNLQLRAAPVCCCAIALAAAVLIQIYGRGRDLDSIQAAGFARDLAVSAWSGAQELRDEASAPEPSWADVTAKPRFQDYVLVIGESQRRDYASVYGYPLDTTPFLRKSPGIFFSHFVAPGGNTGISLPRLLSLNKPGTDSFNSANNVLTLANSAGFDTWWLSNQGRGGAYDNPIAQIGVRAKHTAWLKGNYADPNVDDFELLPKLREALDSPADGPRLFVLHLMGSHPTFCTRLSGRAVEWDVGDPSMSCYLTTYRMMDEMIEKIVGMLGSRGRTWSLLYFADHGLSMQPKPGTETGRELEHGYDAKQNYDVPLFSISSTSTTHEVNPAARSGFRMLQGLAQWLGISTSTFPADPEADFWGRRDDSRVRVFGNRDYGKLKDDPAVIYELKK
- the recN gene encoding DNA repair protein RecN, which translates into the protein MLQCLSLSEFVIVPHLSLELGPGFTALTGETGAGKSILIDALQLLLGARADTVVIREGAPKTEVSAIFSSSKRLEHWLAQNGFDPDKELLLRRTLDSSGRSRAWINGSPATATQMRALGERLVDIHGQHSNQSLLKPQEQLRLLDAHGEILNKRNAVRELYETWQEARRRLESASSRLASLQEEMNRLSWMSEDLEALAPEPGEWERISEEHTRLANASSIVEGVGKALGALSDDDDASAASCIGQASSRLESLARYDPRLENLVQQLSDASSIVDDAVSTLRQYLDSSDLDEERFAELDRRLSAFYDTARKFHARPEDLAQLRSQVKEKLAALEQGIDTEGLSEAEKEARGRYMQAAADLSRNRKKAAASLSREVTKAMQVLSMEGGRLEVKLSETEPGPFGLERCDFLVAGHAGVTPRELTKVASGGELSRISLAIAVITAKATPVGTLIFDEVDAGIGGAVAEVVGRFLQTLGRDRQVICVTHQPQVACCAGRHLHVEKQTADGVTTSSVKALGEEERVTEIARMLGGIRMTQATIIHASEMLKNSAPSKGASD
- a CDS encoding NAD(+)/NADH kinase — its product is MPVFKKAAIFVKQSGLPRPLLARLLDVVSRSGVEPLLDEAAFKTMGKGCRWKPHGPQELGEKADVAIVLGGDGTTLGVGRLLAPYGRPIIGINAGRLGFITDIVLEEVEQIIPQMMEGRFVRDDRPVIEGAVLHKGKKVYESNAINDAGITHGRIGGMVEFTIYVDGQRMSTQRADGIIYATTTGSTAYALAAGGPILHPSLLGAELVPVAPHTLTNRPIVLPLSSVVDIELTEVKDGQAYFDMQEFWPMDEGDVLHIHVGKNHFTLLHPAGYNHFDLLRRKLKWNLMPTNPGFSQQETSGE
- a CDS encoding enoyl-ACP reductase FabI is translated as MGFLNGKKFLITGVLSNRSIAYGIAKACRREGAELAFSYAGEHARERIGKFAEEFGSDVIFPLDVTQDDQIAAAVSLLKERWGGLDGFVHSIGYAPREAISGDFLEGLSRSAFATAMDISAYSFPALAKAFLPLMKGRQASVLTLTYLGSERAVPNYNTMGLAKAALEASTRYLALSLGADGIRANAISSGPIKTLAAAGIKDFGKMLHQTEQASPLKKNVTTEEVGNAAAFLLSDLASGITGDIVYVDAGYHIAAGVDAGQ